A genome region from Canis lupus dingo isolate Sandy chromosome 7, ASM325472v2, whole genome shotgun sequence includes the following:
- the LOC112648226 gene encoding lymphotactin-like isoform X2, which translates to MWRAALLSRTSTMRSLLLALFGICFLTEFIVEGVGSEVLERSICMSLTTKRLPVKSIKTYTIKEGSMRAVIFITRRGFKFCADPQADWVKKAVESVDKSTRRNMKQTKPTGAQLSTNTAVTLTT; encoded by the exons CTAAGCCGGACCTCAACCATGAGATCTCTCCTCCTGGCCCTGTTTGGGATCTGCTTTCTCACTGAATTCATCGTGGAAG GTGTGGGGAGTGAAGTCCTAGAAAGGAGCATCTGTATGAGTCTGACGACCAAGAGACTGCCAGTTAAAAGCATCAAGACCTACACCATCAAGGAGGGCTCCATGAGAGCAGTAAT ATTTATTACCAGACGTGGCTTTAAATTCTGTGCTGATCCACAAGCTGACTGGGTGAAAAAAGCAGTAGAGAGTGTGGACAAGTCTACCAGAAGAAACATGAAACAGACCAAGCCTACAGGAGCCCAACTGTCCACCAATACAGCTGTAACCCTGACTACATAG